One Candidatus Methylomirabilota bacterium DNA segment encodes these proteins:
- a CDS encoding MFS transporter — protein MLTHLVPHAAEHGFSEMHAAQALGLMGAMNIVGTVLSGWICDRFGRKGPLAFYYCVRGLSLIFLLYVWNVPSLHIFAAIFGLNYISTVPPTTTMTANIFGRFSVGTLSGWIFFSHQVGSAIGAWAGGAIFDATGSYSWAFLSAAVLAFVASGLSLLIKEVPLSARPSQRSAPRGAPVPAS, from the coding sequence GTGCTGACCCATCTCGTGCCGCACGCGGCGGAGCACGGCTTCTCGGAAATGCACGCCGCCCAGGCGCTCGGCCTCATGGGCGCCATGAACATCGTGGGCACGGTGCTCTCCGGCTGGATCTGTGACCGCTTCGGGAGGAAGGGGCCGCTCGCCTTCTACTACTGCGTGCGCGGGTTGTCGCTCATCTTCCTGCTCTACGTCTGGAACGTGCCGTCGCTCCACATCTTCGCGGCGATCTTCGGGCTCAACTACATCTCGACGGTGCCTCCCACGACGACGATGACCGCGAACATCTTCGGCCGGTTCTCGGTGGGGACGCTCTCCGGCTGGATCTTCTTCTCCCACCAGGTCGGCTCGGCCATCGGCGCCTGGGCCGGCGGCGCCATCTTCGACGCGACCGGCTCCTACTCCTGGGCCTTCCTGTCGGCGGCGGTGCTCGCCTTCGTCGCGTCCGGCCTTTCCCTCCTCATCAAGGAGGTCCCGCTCAGCGCCCGCCCGAGCCAGCGCTCCGCCCCGAGGGGCGCTCCAGTCCCCGCCAGCTAG